From a single Deltaproteobacteria bacterium genomic region:
- a CDS encoding transcriptional repressor: MTPIAKRKMDRRKTFNEFIVKKRLKSTKQRDIIFDEFFTHYLGKHVTVEELYEDIKQKYPFIGFATVYRTLKLFRESGIAFERNFGDGKARYEPIRSEKEHHHHMICNECGKIYEFANNQVESCLNQIAKLNEFKLTNHKLEIYGLCSECRNSK; the protein is encoded by the coding sequence ATGACTCCTATAGCTAAAAGGAAAATGGACAGAAGAAAGACTTTTAACGAATTCATTGTCAAGAAGCGGCTCAAATCAACCAAACAAAGGGATATTATCTTCGATGAATTCTTTACTCATTATCTCGGCAAGCACGTAACCGTCGAGGAACTCTATGAGGATATCAAACAGAAATATCCTTTTATAGGATTTGCGACCGTTTACAGAACCCTCAAGCTGTTCAGAGAATCAGGTATTGCGTTCGAGAGGAACTTCGGGGACGGCAAGGCGAGGTACGAGCCCATTCGGTCTGAAAAGGAGCACCATCACCATATGATTTGCAACGAATGCGGCAAGATCTATGAATTCGCCAATAATCAGGTCGAATCCTGCCTGAATCAGATAGCGAAATTGAACGAGTTCAAATTAACCAACCACAAGCTCGAAATCTACGGGCTTTGCTCGGAATGCAGGAATTCGAAATAA
- the rpe gene encoding ribulose-phosphate 3-epimerase — protein sequence MSKLIAPSILSADFVRLGEEVRALKKAKADWIHVDVMDGHFVPNITIGLPIVEALGKTDPPPMDIHLQIEHPEEFAEKFIDAGGDAVVGITLQIETCRHLYSAVSGIKSRGVGAGVALSPATPLSVIEEIFDYVDLILVMTVEPGFPGQKFISSMVPKVKRLREIIDKSEHKPLIQVDGGIKLDNVKLIAEAGADVIVSGSGIFNTGDYGETISRMKEEIGAV from the coding sequence ATGAGCAAACTGATAGCGCCATCTATACTATCGGCAGACTTTGTGAGACTGGGAGAGGAGGTAAGGGCTCTCAAGAAAGCGAAGGCCGACTGGATACATGTGGACGTGATGGACGGGCACTTCGTACCCAATATAACTATCGGGCTTCCGATAGTGGAAGCGCTCGGCAAGACCGATCCTCCGCCGATGGATATCCACCTCCAGATAGAGCACCCTGAGGAGTTCGCGGAGAAATTCATCGATGCCGGAGGGGACGCGGTCGTTGGAATTACGCTCCAGATAGAAACATGCAGACATCTTTACAGCGCCGTATCGGGAATAAAATCCCGCGGCGTGGGCGCGGGAGTAGCGCTCAGCCCCGCGACCCCTCTGTCCGTAATCGAGGAAATATTCGATTATGTGGATCTGATTCTCGTGATGACTGTAGAGCCGGGATTTCCGGGTCAGAAGTTCATAAGCTCTATGGTTCCCAAGGTTAAAAGGCTGCGTGAGATTATCGACAAGTCCGAACACAAGCCTCTCATACAAGTCGACGGCGGGATTAAGCTGGACAATGTCAAGCTCATCGCAGAGGCGGGCGCCGATGTCATTGTATCGGGCTCAGGGATATTTAATACGGGGGACTACGGGGAGACCATATCCCGGATGAAAGAAGAGATTGGAGCGGTTTGA
- a CDS encoding pyridoxine 5'-phosphate synthase, which produces MPELNVNIDHVATVRQARGGNEPDPVLAAYLSELAGARGIVAHLREDRRHVQERDIRILRQTVKSKLNMEMAPTDEMLEIACDVKPDMVTLVPEKREELTTEGGLDVEKNLKALTQYVKALRKNGLFVSLFIDPDPAQIKASKKTEAQMVEIHTGAYAEAVHESQRARELKKIEKAAKKASALGLRVAAGHGLDYINVGPVAGIKEIEELNIGHSIISRSVIVGVERAVREMSELLE; this is translated from the coding sequence ATGCCGGAATTAAATGTGAATATCGATCACGTGGCTACCGTGCGTCAGGCCCGAGGCGGCAATGAGCCAGATCCCGTTTTAGCCGCGTATCTCTCCGAGCTCGCGGGAGCCCGCGGCATAGTGGCGCATCTGAGAGAGGACAGAAGGCACGTACAGGAAAGAGACATCAGAATACTCAGGCAAACCGTCAAGTCGAAACTGAATATGGAAATGGCTCCCACGGACGAGATGCTTGAAATCGCGTGTGATGTAAAGCCGGACATGGTAACTCTGGTGCCCGAGAAAAGGGAGGAGCTGACCACCGAAGGCGGTCTCGATGTTGAGAAAAACCTGAAAGCCTTAACACAATACGTCAAAGCGCTCAGAAAGAACGGGCTTTTCGTGAGCCTTTTCATCGATCCCGACCCGGCTCAGATAAAGGCTTCAAAAAAAACAGAAGCACAAATGGTCGAAATTCACACAGGCGCCTACGCCGAGGCCGTTCATGAATCTCAGAGGGCGCGGGAGTTAAAAAAAATAGAGAAAGCCGCGAAAAAAGCCTCAGCCCTGGGCTTGAGGGTCGCGGCCGGACACGGTCTCGATTACATAAACGTCGGGCCAGTAGCCGGGATAAAAGAAATAGAGGAGCTGAATATAGGACACAGTATAATATCGAGGTCTGTAATCGTCGGGGTGGAGCGCGCGGTCAGAGAGATGAGCGAGCTTTTGGAATAG
- a CDS encoding histone deacetylase: MSRVGIVLDRLYVDHDNGMGHPESRERILAIVDMLKFTKLMDEVVRIEPRDATKEEITLVHTPEYFDKIAFTRGKPKVFLDADTSTCPVSFDAAVRASGGMLSAIDGVLEGYVDRAFPLVRPPGHHAEADRAMGFCLFNHVAVGGAYLTEIKGLDRVLIVDWDLHHGNGTQHMFYDKSNVLYFSTHQYPYYPGTGGMSETGAGEGAGYTVNVPLPAGMGDNEYLKIFGEILGPVIEQYRPEFILVSAGFDTYYEDPLGGMKVTPEGFSKMTRFLTDAADKYSGGKIVFILEGGYNLDGLWISTKEVTEELLDKKHSGYEPSESNSEADLIINKVKKEYSGYWNF; encoded by the coding sequence ATGTCCAGAGTCGGAATCGTACTTGACAGGTTATATGTGGATCACGACAACGGAATGGGGCATCCGGAATCCCGGGAGAGGATACTCGCGATCGTGGACATGCTTAAATTCACTAAGCTCATGGACGAGGTCGTAAGGATCGAGCCCAGGGACGCGACAAAAGAAGAGATAACACTCGTCCATACCCCTGAATACTTCGACAAAATCGCATTTACCAGAGGAAAACCGAAGGTATTCCTCGACGCCGATACCTCTACCTGCCCGGTCTCGTTCGACGCCGCCGTAAGGGCCTCGGGCGGAATGCTCTCGGCAATAGACGGCGTCCTCGAAGGCTACGTAGACAGGGCTTTCCCCCTCGTGCGCCCGCCCGGACACCACGCGGAGGCGGACAGGGCTATGGGTTTCTGTCTATTCAACCATGTAGCCGTGGGAGGGGCATATTTGACGGAAATAAAAGGGCTTGACCGCGTGCTTATCGTCGACTGGGATCTCCATCACGGAAACGGGACGCAGCATATGTTCTACGACAAATCCAATGTGCTATATTTTTCCACTCATCAGTATCCCTACTACCCCGGCACGGGAGGTATGTCCGAAACCGGCGCGGGAGAAGGGGCAGGCTATACCGTAAACGTCCCGCTTCCCGCGGGCATGGGCGACAATGAATATCTAAAAATATTCGGAGAGATACTGGGTCCGGTAATCGAGCAGTACAGGCCGGAGTTCATACTCGTATCCGCCGGTTTCGATACGTATTATGAAGATCCCCTGGGGGGCATGAAGGTAACGCCCGAAGGGTTCTCCAAGATGACCAGATTTCTCACGGACGCTGCCGATAAATACTCGGGAGGCAAAATTGTCTTCATTCTCGAAGGCGGCTATAACCTGGACGGGCTCTGGATATCGACAAAAGAGGTAACAGAAGAGCTCCTCGACAAGAAACACTCCGGTTACGAGCCGTCAGAAAGCAACTCCGAAGCCGATTTAATAATAAACAAAGTAAAAAAGGAATATTCCGGATACTGGAACTTTTAG
- a CDS encoding ATP-binding protein, giving the protein MAKNDKRPGCDDCHWSGFIVNSRGSYATAELCGCVLNCGECGGEGNILSTNEKGYSYISSCAVCGVVRRNVRLYNLARIPAKYSHVLQVDAGLSSQRERSFEKALKYAKEDFVKKYPTKRGFLLMGPSGLGKTHLAIGTISELTLYHGVRCMFKDFFYLLSELKQAYSEGTPENTIIQPLTETDVLVIDELGKGRSNEWELNILDQLISKRYNASKKTLITTNYVSREIAREKGDTDEILEKRVGERIASRLFEMCEFLHLEGRDYRKEKKKA; this is encoded by the coding sequence ATGGCAAAGAATGATAAACGGCCCGGATGTGACGATTGTCACTGGTCGGGATTCATAGTAAACAGCAGGGGAAGCTACGCTACGGCTGAGCTGTGCGGGTGCGTGCTCAACTGCGGGGAGTGCGGGGGCGAGGGAAATATACTGTCTACGAACGAGAAAGGCTATTCCTATATCTCGTCCTGCGCGGTGTGCGGTGTCGTGAGAAGGAACGTAAGGCTCTACAATCTGGCTCGCATCCCGGCCAAATACTCGCACGTGCTGCAGGTGGACGCGGGGCTTTCGAGCCAGAGAGAAAGATCCTTTGAGAAAGCTCTTAAATACGCCAAGGAGGATTTTGTAAAGAAGTATCCGACAAAAAGGGGGTTTTTGCTTATGGGGCCGTCCGGGCTCGGAAAGACTCACCTCGCGATAGGAACTATTTCCGAGCTTACGCTGTATCACGGAGTCAGGTGCATGTTCAAGGACTTTTTCTATCTCCTCTCGGAGCTGAAGCAGGCGTATTCCGAAGGCACTCCCGAGAATACAATCATACAGCCGCTTACGGAAACCGATGTGCTCGTTATTGACGAGCTCGGAAAGGGGAGAAGCAACGAGTGGGAGCTTAATATTCTCGATCAGCTTATCTCTAAGCGCTACAACGCGTCTAAGAAAACACTAATCACTACAAACTATGTGTCGAGGGAAATTGCCAGAGAGAAGGGCGATACGGATGAAATCCTCGAAAAGAGGGTAGGGGAGCGGATCGCTTCGAGGCTCTTTGAGATGTGCGAGTTCCTGCATCTTGAAGGACGGGATTACAGGAAAGAAAAAAAGAAGGCCTAA
- a CDS encoding folylpolyglutamate synthase/dihydrofolate synthase family protein gives MSYATDYLNSLGLNKIKPGLGRINKLLKRLGSPEGKVPGVIIAGTNGKGSVASAISSVLSAQGYSTGLYTSPHLINITERIQINGKEISPPELDEIIIRVKEAAESSLGEDPSYFEVLTASAFLYFAEKGVDYNVLEVGMGGRWDATNVITPLVSVITNITKDHTEFLGNTISDIAKEKACIIKKQVPVITAAKGRALHVILKTAADNSSPVSVYGRDFISAGESPGNFTYRGPLWELTRIKSNLTGLYQIENLSVALSALEALSQHSGIQIDEKALRRGLSGISWNGRLEILRKDPLIVLDSAHNEGGAKALVKSLEQMFPGTKFTFLVGMLSDKNHASFFREISQIANELLITDVPSERRMEAGKLSKIASKYLSCNIRVIEDYRKSFEEIMRMNGHSCIAGSIYLTGAVKALHR, from the coding sequence ATGTCCTATGCTACCGATTATCTGAATTCTCTCGGTCTCAACAAAATAAAGCCCGGACTCGGCCGTATAAACAAACTGCTCAAAAGACTGGGCAGCCCGGAGGGAAAAGTCCCGGGCGTCATAATAGCCGGGACAAACGGCAAGGGGTCTGTCGCGTCGGCGATTTCATCAGTATTGAGCGCACAGGGTTACTCCACCGGATTGTACACCTCCCCTCATCTTATCAACATCACGGAACGGATACAAATAAACGGCAAAGAGATCAGTCCGCCCGAACTCGATGAAATCATTATAAGAGTAAAAGAGGCCGCTGAATCGTCCCTGGGCGAAGACCCCAGCTACTTTGAGGTACTGACCGCTTCGGCTTTCCTCTATTTCGCAGAAAAAGGGGTTGATTACAATGTGCTCGAGGTCGGTATGGGCGGCAGGTGGGATGCGACAAACGTGATAACTCCCCTCGTATCCGTGATAACCAATATCACGAAAGATCATACCGAATTCCTCGGCAACACGATAAGCGATATCGCGAAAGAGAAAGCATGCATAATAAAAAAACAAGTCCCTGTTATCACCGCGGCAAAAGGCAGGGCCCTTCACGTGATCCTTAAAACCGCAGCCGATAACTCCTCGCCCGTGAGCGTCTACGGCAGGGATTTCATATCTGCGGGAGAAAGCCCCGGCAACTTTACCTACAGAGGCCCCTTGTGGGAGCTAACACGTATTAAATCCAATCTGACCGGGCTTTACCAGATTGAAAACCTCTCGGTCGCGCTCTCGGCTCTCGAAGCCCTCTCTCAACACAGCGGGATTCAGATCGATGAGAAAGCTCTCAGAAGAGGGCTTTCCGGGATCAGCTGGAATGGGCGGCTGGAAATATTGAGAAAAGACCCCCTGATAGTACTGGACAGCGCGCACAACGAGGGAGGCGCGAAAGCCCTGGTCAAATCCCTCGAACAAATGTTTCCCGGAACAAAGTTCACTTTCCTGGTGGGAATGCTGAGCGACAAAAACCACGCATCTTTTTTCAGGGAGATTTCTCAGATAGCAAACGAGCTTTTAATTACGGATGTGCCCTCCGAGAGGCGCATGGAAGCGGGTAAGCTGTCAAAGATCGCGTCCAAATATCTCTCCTGCAATATTCGCGTAATAGAGGATTACCGAAAATCATTCGAAGAAATAATGAGGATGAACGGGCACTCCTGTATTGCGGGGTCCATATATCTGACAGGAGCGGTAAAAGCTCTTCACAGGTAA
- the metK gene encoding methionine adenosyltransferase → MSNKNFIFTSESVTEGHPDKMADQISDAVLDAMIGGDPHSRVACETLITTGLVIVAGEITANTIVDISNIVRDTITEIGYTDSSMGFDASTCGLMIAVDKQSQDIAIGVNSSGEKEQGAGDQGLMFGYATAETPELMPSPIIYAHKLAEKLSEKRKQGVLPFLRPDGKTQVTVRYENNVPVGIDAIVVSSQHSADADNKTISEGIREEVIKPCIDEELINEKTKIYINPTGRFVTGGPMGDAGLTGRKIIIDTYGGWARHGGGAFSGKDPSKVDRSAAYMARYVAKNVVASGFARECEVQLAYAIGIAEPVSVMVETFGTNTVPEERISEAVREVFDLSPSGIIRTLDLLKPVYRETAAYGHFGRSGSGFTWEKTDKIHDLERAVG, encoded by the coding sequence ATGTCGAATAAAAACTTTATTTTCACCTCGGAATCTGTAACCGAGGGACATCCGGACAAGATGGCGGATCAGATATCGGACGCCGTCCTGGACGCAATGATCGGCGGGGACCCTCACAGCAGGGTCGCCTGTGAAACCCTTATCACCACGGGGCTTGTAATAGTGGCAGGGGAAATTACAGCCAACACCATAGTTGATATTTCCAACATCGTAAGAGACACAATAACCGAAATCGGTTACACGGACAGCTCGATGGGATTCGACGCGAGCACGTGCGGGCTCATGATAGCCGTGGACAAGCAGTCTCAGGATATAGCGATAGGCGTGAATTCGAGCGGGGAAAAGGAACAGGGCGCGGGAGACCAGGGTTTGATGTTCGGTTACGCTACGGCTGAGACCCCCGAGCTTATGCCTTCCCCGATAATATATGCGCACAAGCTTGCCGAAAAGCTTTCCGAGAAGAGAAAACAGGGCGTCCTTCCATTCCTGAGACCCGACGGGAAAACACAGGTCACGGTTCGTTACGAAAATAATGTCCCTGTAGGTATTGACGCGATAGTGGTCTCTTCCCAGCACTCGGCTGACGCGGATAACAAAACGATTAGCGAGGGAATCAGGGAGGAAGTTATAAAACCCTGTATAGACGAGGAGCTAATCAACGAGAAAACCAAAATATATATAAATCCCACCGGCAGATTCGTCACGGGGGGCCCGATGGGCGATGCCGGGCTAACGGGAAGAAAGATAATCATAGACACGTACGGAGGATGGGCGCGGCACGGAGGGGGGGCGTTCTCCGGAAAAGACCCTTCAAAAGTGGACAGGAGCGCTGCGTATATGGCGCGCTATGTGGCTAAAAATGTCGTAGCCTCGGGTTTCGCCAGGGAGTGCGAGGTTCAGCTCGCCTACGCCATCGGTATCGCGGAGCCTGTCTCCGTAATGGTAGAGACATTCGGCACTAATACGGTTCCGGAGGAAAGAATTTCAGAGGCTGTAAGAGAAGTATTCGATCTGAGCCCTTCAGGAATAATCAGGACGCTCGACCTCCTAAAACCTGTATACCGGGAAACGGCGGCGTACGGTCAT